The Vicinamibacteria bacterium DNA window GGGAAGCCCACCTCGCACAAGGTCTTCGGCGAGGCTATGGCCATTCTGGCCGGGGACGCCCTGCTGACCCGCGCCTTCCACCTCCTGGTCGAGGGGGGCGGGAACGAGGATGACGACCGCCTCCACCGGCGCCGGGAAGCCGCCGCGATTCTGGGTGCGGCCTGCGGAACGACGGGCTTGATCGGGGGCCAGGTGCTGGACCTCGAGTCGGAAGGGCAGACCATCGATGCCGCCACCCTTGAGCGCCTCCACCGGGCCAAGACGGGCGCCCTCATCTCCGCCTGCGTGCGCGGGGCCGCCGTCCTTGCGGGGGCGGACGAGACCGACTCGCGCTCCCTGGCCCGCTACGCGGCCGCGGTCGGCCTGGCGTTCCAGGTGGTGGACGATATCCTGGACGCCACGGAGGGAGCCGAGCGGCTCGGGAAGACGGCGGGCAAGGACCAGGCGGCGGGGAAGGCGACCTACGTGAGCGTTCACGGCCTGGCCCGGGCCCGCGGGATGGCGGCCGAGCTCCTGGCGGAGGCCCTGGAGGCGGTCGCCCCGCTCGGCGAGCGCGCCCG harbors:
- a CDS encoding farnesyl diphosphate synthase, yielding MTTPPSEAASPSGAIGEALEAHRRTVEEALDRALPPETAWPTTIHRAMRYSLFAGGKRIRPLLVLAAGEAVGGDTVELLRLACAVEMIHTYSLIHDDLPAMDNDDLRRGKPTSHKVFGEAMAILAGDALLTRAFHLLVEGGGNEDDDRLHRRREAAAILGAACGTTGLIGGQVLDLESEGQTIDAATLERLHRAKTGALISACVRGAAVLAGADETDSRSLARYAAAVGLAFQVVDDILDATEGAERLGKTAGKDQAAGKATYVSVHGLARARGMAAELLAEALEAVAPLGERARLLQTLARLIVERQA